The Zootoca vivipara chromosome 16, rZooViv1.1, whole genome shotgun sequence genome has a segment encoding these proteins:
- the PPP2CB gene encoding serine/threonine-protein phosphatase 2A catalytic subunit beta isoform: MEDKSFTKELDQWIEQLNECKQLSESQVRSLCEKAKEILTKESNVQEVRCPVTVCGDVHGQFHDLMELFRIGGKSPDTNYLFMGDYVDRGYYSVETVSLLVALKVRYPERITILRGNHESRQITQVYGFYDECLRKYGNANVWKYFTDLFDYLPLTALVDGQIFCLHGGLSPSIDTLDHIRALDRLQEVPHEGPMCDLLWSDPDDRGGWGISPRGAGYTFGQDISETFNHANGLTLVSRAHQLVMEGYNWCHDRNVVTIFSAPNYCYRCGNQAAIMELDDTLKYSFLQFDPAPRRGEPHVTRRTPDYFL, from the exons ATGGAGGACAAGAGCTTCACCAAGGAGCTGGACCAATGGATAGAGCAGCTCAACGAGTGCAAGCAGCTGAGCGAGAGCCAAGTGCGGAGCCTCTGTGAGAAG GCTAAAGAGATACTTACAAAAGAATCAAATGTTCAGGAAGTACGTTGTCCTGTTACAGTTTGTGGGGATGTCCATGGTCAATTTCATGACCTTATGGAGCTCTTTAGAATTGGCGGGAAATCACCAGACACAAACTATCTCTTCATGGGAGATTATGTTGACAGAGGCTACTACTCAGTGGAAACTGTGAGTCTTCTTGTGGCATTAAAG GTGCGCTACCCAGAACGCATTACAATTCTGAGAGGCAATCATGAAAGCAGGCAAATTACACAAGTATATGGCTTCTATGATGAATGTCTACGGAAATACGGAAATGCCAATGTTTGGAAGTATTTCACAGATCTGTTTGACTATCTTCCACTTACAGCTCTAGTTGATGGGCAG atattttgtcTCCATGGAGGTCTTTCCCCATCTATAGATACACTGGATCATATTAGAGCTCTTGATCGTCTGCAGGAAGTTCCACATGAg GGCCCAATGTGTGATCTGTTATGGTCAGATCCAGATGATCGTGGTGGCTGGGGGATTTCTCCACGTGGTGCTGGCTATACATTTGGTCAAGATATCTCTGAAACATTTAACCATGCCAATGGGCTTACATTGGTGTCTCGTGCTCATCAGCTTGTAATGGAG GGTTACAACTGGTGTCATGATCGGAATGTGGTCACCATTTTCAGTGCACCCAATTACTGTTATCGTTGTGGGAACCAGGCTGCTATCATGGAACTAGATGACACTTTAAAATATTCCTT TCTTCAATTTGATCCAGCGCCTCGCCGTGGAGAACCTCATGTTACTCGGCGTACCCCAGACTACTTCCTATAA